The window AATGAGATGAGCAACAAAGTTCGCGTTACAATGATCGCTACCGGGCTTAAAATCAAAACTCAATCTTATTATAAAGTTCCTGCACCTGCTAAATCAAATACTCAAGCTGATCTTAACTTTAATACTTCCAGAAATGACTGGCGCAAAATTGATAGTGATGATGATCTCGATATTGATAAATCCAACACTCAGTCTCAGAAAATTGAGATTGATGAAGATACTGACACCAATGAAATAAATAATGATATTCCGGCATTTTATAAAAGATTTAATAATGACTAAATATTCAAGGAGTTTTTATGAAAAAAGGACAAATTATCTTAACCTTGCTGTTTCTTGTTCTATCGCTATGTCTTTCAGGAGATGATATGTACAAAGATTTTATTAAAACTGACTCAGGTTTAATGTATCAGATTACCACTCAAGGTGAGGGCAAACTCGCTAAAGCTGGAGATACTGTAGTAATGCACTATACTGGCAAATTTGAAAATGGTGATGTTTTTGACAGCTCTATTGACCGGGGTAAACCCTTTGTTTTCCCGCTGGGGGCTGGACGTGTGATCAAAGGCTGGGATGAAGGAGTGGCATACCTGCATGTGGGAGATAAAGCTACTTTTATTATTCCTCCGGAAATTGGCTATGGATCGATGAAAAATGGAGATATCCCTGCTAATTCCACTCTGATCTTTGATGTTGAATTATTAGATATCAAATCTAAAAATATAAAATCTATTCCCCCTTATGATGTAACTGGCCTGGAACTTCATACTACTGATAGTGGACTCCAATATTATATCGTTGACGCTGGTGCAGGAGATTCTCCTAATCAAGGCTCAAATGTAGAAGTTCATTATACAGGCTATCTTCAGTCCAATAACC is drawn from Candidatus Stygibacter australis and contains these coding sequences:
- a CDS encoding FKBP-type peptidyl-prolyl cis-trans isomerase, giving the protein MKKGQIILTLLFLVLSLCLSGDDMYKDFIKTDSGLMYQITTQGEGKLAKAGDTVVMHYTGKFENGDVFDSSIDRGKPFVFPLGAGRVIKGWDEGVAYLHVGDKATFIIPPEIGYGSMKNGDIPANSTLIFDVELLDIKSKNIKSIPPYDVTGLELHTTDSGLQYYIVDAGAGDSPNQGSNVEVHYTGYLQSNNQMFDSSVQKGKPFRFQLGAGRVIKGWDEGVALMKIGAKYRFIIPPELGYGNRNVGPIPAGSALIFDVELIDFN